Proteins encoded together in one Caulobacter sp. X window:
- a CDS encoding DUF2726 domain-containing protein, which yields MDTTKIAIGLVFGLIAFVCLVKAGVIKIEDLRAFMAPPYQACTILTDNEIHFAGLLRQAVPEYQVLPQVSFGAFLRVKSGLGPSGSTTAFNKISSKRADFVVCDHRYRVLCIVELDDRTHDPDKDAKRDSYTAAAGLQTLRFQSRSKPSVEALRRAITDAVERAKLKRA from the coding sequence ATGGACACGACCAAGATCGCCATCGGCTTGGTGTTCGGCCTGATCGCTTTCGTCTGCCTGGTCAAGGCGGGCGTGATCAAGATCGAAGATCTGCGCGCGTTCATGGCGCCGCCGTATCAGGCCTGCACGATCCTCACGGACAACGAGATCCATTTCGCCGGTCTGCTTCGCCAGGCGGTTCCCGAGTACCAGGTGCTACCGCAGGTCAGCTTCGGCGCGTTCCTGCGGGTGAAGTCAGGCCTTGGTCCCTCCGGTTCGACCACGGCGTTCAACAAGATCTCCAGCAAGCGGGCGGATTTTGTTGTGTGCGATCACCGATACAGGGTCCTCTGCATCGTCGAACTGGACGACCGCACACATGACCCGGACAAGGACGCCAAACGCGACAGCTATACGGCGGCGGCGGGCCTCCAGACGCTGCGGTTTCAAAGTCGTTCCAAGCCATCGGTCGAAGCTCTTCGCCGCGCCATCACCGATGCGGTCGAACGCGCCAAGCTCAAGCGCGCCTAA